Proteins from a genomic interval of Mycolicibacterium madagascariense:
- a CDS encoding HEPN-associated N-terminal domain-containing protein — MAAEARGYWATDRTVCLAHVDDSVLKAAIADHLSEPNCSYCEIVGDDSNPVAAPLDDLLDVFMVGVRHLYEEAEASGVPIQPGRQVTTVYDADDVVWEVLEEHATTGRTPDDGLASDITAALTTQSWVRRDWQRLTPDQVLQYSWDSFKELVKYSTRFFFTGALGDASADGERLSVLEFFRQLAAVLSQTPEIFPQPCPRLFRGRMTATDPDPSDYDAAKLGPPPPQRAAANRMSPAGISMFYGATDLDTAVAEIGAHSSYGYAVTGEFTTAREVRLIDLTKLPAIPSIFDEQSFRSYYTISFLHNFVRDLTLPVDLDGREHIDYVPTQVFTEYLKYSFPARVDGLMFPSAQGPGANVVVFYGPEFCADEGDVGDYTRLILIRASVTKHRVTTVIKR; from the coding sequence ATGGCGGCCGAGGCACGTGGCTACTGGGCGACCGACCGCACCGTGTGCTTGGCCCATGTCGACGACTCGGTACTGAAGGCCGCCATCGCGGACCACCTTTCCGAGCCGAACTGCAGCTACTGCGAGATCGTCGGCGACGACTCGAATCCCGTAGCGGCTCCGCTCGATGATTTGTTGGACGTCTTCATGGTCGGTGTCCGGCATCTCTACGAGGAAGCCGAGGCCTCGGGGGTGCCGATTCAACCGGGCCGCCAGGTGACCACCGTGTACGACGCCGACGACGTCGTGTGGGAGGTGCTGGAAGAGCATGCCACGACCGGACGGACCCCCGACGACGGGTTGGCCTCGGACATCACAGCCGCCCTCACCACGCAATCGTGGGTACGGCGAGACTGGCAGCGACTCACACCCGATCAGGTCCTGCAATATAGCTGGGACTCCTTCAAAGAGCTTGTGAAGTACTCCACGCGGTTCTTCTTCACCGGGGCCCTAGGCGACGCGAGTGCCGATGGCGAGAGGCTGTCGGTGCTCGAATTCTTCCGCCAACTGGCTGCGGTGTTGTCCCAGACCCCCGAAATATTTCCCCAGCCGTGCCCCCGGTTGTTCCGCGGCCGCATGACCGCAACAGACCCAGACCCGAGTGACTACGACGCCGCCAAACTTGGGCCACCCCCGCCGCAGCGGGCCGCCGCCAACCGGATGAGTCCCGCCGGGATCAGCATGTTCTACGGCGCCACCGACCTCGACACCGCCGTGGCCGAAATCGGAGCTCACAGTTCGTACGGGTATGCCGTCACCGGGGAGTTCACGACCGCCCGCGAAGTACGACTGATTGACCTGACCAAGCTCCCCGCGATTCCCAGCATCTTCGACGAACAGTCCTTTCGTAGCTACTACACGATCTCGTTCTTGCACAACTTCGTTCGGGATCTCACCTTGCCGGTCGACCTCGACGGCCGTGAACACATCGACTACGTGCCCACCCAGGTATTCACCGAGTACCTCAAGTACTCCTTCCCTGCCCGCGTCGATGGTCTGATGTTTCCCAGCGCGCAGGGTCCAGGAGCGAATGTCGTGGTGTTCTACGGACCTGAATTCTGCGCGGATGAAGGCGATGTCGGCGACTACACCCGGCTCATCCTCATCCGTGCGTCGGTGACCAAGCATCGCGTCACCACTGTCATCAAGCGGTAA
- a CDS encoding MPT63 family protein, whose amino-acid sequence MKFSTVLAATAVTAGSVLGVPMAQANDEVAPTLTSLGQAAQLVNGSAVQTWTVSGLKPSGDVIPWHVNGTLWEATATNEAVQGSIQPVVSDFNARARNGDTYRVLFLAATPQGVNPAVLPPGAKTSGKVYFDVTGEQPDSVVYNSGGHDLAVWLTPPPAPVPSGTSAAPFGGSRPGVADAAPSAAVPPAPAAPPGVVPAAGPVPVGTPPPTGASGTPLPGSTGTPLPEGSSGTPLPGTSTSPTGTARDVPAGTAGTSMPSDPAAPAATPAPATASSQPTGSAVQLAPAGSSPASGTTKAPVTTTVPAPAP is encoded by the coding sequence GTGAAGTTCTCGACCGTTCTTGCTGCGACCGCGGTGACCGCTGGGTCGGTGCTGGGCGTTCCGATGGCCCAGGCCAACGATGAAGTGGCCCCCACTCTGACGTCTCTCGGACAGGCCGCGCAGTTGGTCAACGGGTCGGCTGTGCAGACGTGGACCGTCAGCGGGTTGAAGCCGAGCGGCGATGTCATCCCGTGGCACGTCAACGGGACGCTGTGGGAGGCCACCGCCACCAACGAGGCCGTGCAAGGTTCGATCCAGCCCGTGGTGTCCGATTTCAACGCTCGCGCCCGCAACGGTGACACCTACCGAGTCTTGTTCTTGGCGGCTACCCCGCAGGGGGTGAACCCAGCCGTCCTGCCGCCCGGTGCGAAGACGTCGGGCAAGGTCTACTTCGACGTGACCGGTGAGCAGCCCGACAGCGTCGTCTACAACAGCGGCGGCCATGATCTTGCCGTCTGGCTGACCCCGCCGCCTGCACCCGTCCCCTCAGGAACGAGCGCCGCGCCGTTCGGCGGTTCTCGCCCGGGGGTGGCCGATGCTGCACCGTCCGCCGCGGTGCCGCCGGCTCCAGCAGCACCGCCCGGTGTTGTTCCGGCCGCGGGGCCAGTCCCTGTTGGAACACCGCCGCCGACTGGGGCCTCCGGCACGCCCCTCCCCGGCAGCACTGGGACGCCGCTGCCCGAGGGCAGCTCCGGGACCCCGTTGCCGGGCACCTCGACCTCACCAACGGGCACCGCAAGGGACGTCCCCGCGGGGACCGCGGGGACGTCCATGCCCTCCGACCCCGCGGCTCCGGCCGCGACACCGGCACCGGCGACGGCGTCGAGCCAGCCCACGGGTAGCGCGGTACAGCTCGCTCCGGCAGGCAGCTCGCCCGCTAGCGGGACGACGAAGGCACCTGTGACGACGACCGTGCCCGCGCCGGCACCGTAG
- a CDS encoding ParB/RepB/Spo0J family partition protein — translation MTTIATPELLHLSPNDIEIEENVRLDPRLDRDFLASIEEHGVMVPVLAVRIDGQAKPLVREGQRRIQAARQVGLTSVPVYVRTVDGNETAVRAQRVIEQIVTNDRRLPLTDAERARGINQLLLDGVSPTKVAKGLSTTKEAVAAAKVAIESEKAMSALDTGQLNLIEATSFVEFDGDDEAQAELIKVAGTDQFAHRVAQLRADREERRRYEGAAEAFTAKGYTVLGGYPSWSDKSYISTNYLLDAEGKHLTDEAIAAMEAQHWAVVLVSEEAFVDAETGEPVNERDVDWDTEDDPESEPQEGLRHVRTVKETTTWRPEYYCTNPIGAGVTLTSYGAQRYGVDAERLADESDPDGAAERERAREEAAEKERAERRKLIALNKLGEAAAMVRREWVRDKLLARKTAPKGAALYLAEALTNRADLFNDYHGQRLAPELLGLADNETPKMAVAKLTAAGDARALVIMLGMVLATIEVRTSKDAWRGPQDITKTYLRFLEENGYTLSEIEQVILGKRKAETVYRQACTED, via the coding sequence ATGACCACCATCGCCACCCCCGAGCTTCTTCACCTCTCACCCAACGACATTGAGATCGAAGAGAACGTTCGACTGGACCCCCGTCTGGACCGCGACTTCCTTGCTTCCATCGAGGAGCACGGAGTCATGGTTCCCGTGCTCGCAGTACGGATCGACGGGCAGGCCAAGCCCCTGGTGCGCGAGGGGCAGCGCCGCATCCAGGCCGCACGCCAGGTCGGGTTGACATCGGTGCCCGTGTACGTGCGCACCGTCGATGGCAATGAGACCGCCGTTCGCGCCCAGCGCGTCATCGAGCAGATCGTGACCAACGACCGCCGCCTGCCCCTCACCGACGCCGAGCGCGCGCGCGGGATCAACCAGCTGCTGCTCGACGGGGTGTCACCGACGAAGGTCGCCAAGGGGCTGTCCACCACCAAAGAGGCAGTCGCCGCAGCCAAGGTAGCCATCGAATCCGAGAAGGCGATGAGCGCCTTGGACACCGGGCAGCTCAACCTGATCGAGGCCACCAGCTTCGTGGAGTTCGACGGCGACGACGAGGCCCAGGCCGAATTGATCAAGGTCGCAGGCACCGACCAGTTCGCGCACCGCGTCGCCCAACTGCGCGCCGACCGCGAGGAGCGCCGCCGCTACGAGGGGGCGGCGGAAGCGTTCACGGCCAAGGGATACACCGTGCTCGGCGGCTACCCCAGCTGGTCCGACAAGAGCTACATCAGCACCAACTACCTGCTCGACGCGGAGGGCAAGCACCTGACCGATGAGGCGATTGCCGCCATGGAAGCCCAACACTGGGCGGTCGTGCTCGTCAGCGAGGAGGCATTCGTCGATGCCGAGACCGGCGAGCCGGTCAACGAGCGCGACGTCGACTGGGATACCGAGGACGATCCGGAATCCGAACCGCAGGAAGGGCTGCGGCACGTACGCACCGTCAAGGAGACGACCACCTGGAGGCCCGAGTACTACTGCACCAACCCCATCGGCGCCGGAGTCACCCTGACCTCCTATGGAGCCCAACGGTACGGCGTCGACGCCGAGCGCCTCGCTGACGAGAGCGACCCGGACGGGGCGGCGGAGCGGGAACGGGCCCGCGAGGAAGCGGCCGAGAAGGAACGCGCTGAACGCCGCAAGCTGATCGCCCTGAACAAGCTGGGCGAAGCGGCAGCGATGGTGCGCCGGGAATGGGTGCGCGACAAACTCCTTGCCCGCAAGACCGCCCCGAAGGGCGCGGCGCTGTATCTCGCCGAAGCGCTCACCAACCGGGCGGACCTGTTCAACGACTACCACGGCCAGCGACTCGCCCCCGAGCTGCTCGGCCTGGCCGACAACGAGACGCCAAAGATGGCGGTCGCCAAACTCACCGCCGCCGGCGATGCCCGCGCGCTGGTGATCATGCTCGGGATGGTGCTCGCCACCATCGAGGTCCGCACCAGCAAGGACGCCTGGCGCGGACCCCAGGACATCACCAAGACCTACCTGCGGTTCCTGGAGGAGAACGGCTACACGCTCAGCGAAATCGAGCAGGTGATTCTCGGCAAGCGCAAAGCCGAGACCGTGTACCGGCAGGCTTGCACGGAGGACTAG
- a CDS encoding Imm61 family immunity protein: MGEADAAPRPPIALSAACSGWARSAHYITEPVDDGDVQLRSEAGAPSRYFIRRRGTDRLVLTEAEEDADEHPRLFVADIGVLEKHLAALFADDIRDDLDLPFLEMDWSIEAVAVGYQVSDFERGYRTLTRRGGEPVAAAPDPTLSLLTLVPLSHYIQWSIADLKRSFLNPAGAPLLHRGRYAAR, encoded by the coding sequence GTGGGGGAGGCAGACGCAGCACCACGCCCTCCGATAGCCCTGAGTGCCGCCTGCAGCGGCTGGGCACGTTCGGCGCACTACATCACCGAGCCAGTTGACGACGGCGACGTGCAGCTGCGCTCCGAGGCCGGCGCACCGTCGCGATACTTCATCCGCCGCCGCGGAACCGACCGCCTCGTCCTCACCGAGGCTGAGGAAGATGCTGACGAGCATCCGCGGCTGTTCGTCGCCGACATCGGCGTCCTGGAGAAACACCTGGCCGCGTTGTTCGCCGACGACATCCGCGACGACCTCGACCTGCCCTTTCTGGAGATGGACTGGTCGATAGAGGCCGTGGCTGTGGGATACCAGGTAAGCGATTTCGAACGCGGCTACCGAACCCTCACGCGCAGAGGAGGTGAGCCCGTCGCCGCCGCACCTGACCCGACCCTGAGCCTGCTTACGCTGGTGCCGCTGTCCCACTACATCCAGTGGTCGATTGCCGACCTGAAACGCTCGTTCCTCAACCCGGCCGGCGCCCCTCTGTTGCACCGGGGCCGCTACGCAGCGCGCTAG
- a CDS encoding helix-turn-helix domain-containing protein has translation MEATPADDGSLILAALGAAVREHRTAAGLTQAQLAERAGIGRPHLNHIEGGRKSPTVVVLVHLARGLGVDPAALLETQPLSGATR, from the coding sequence ATGGAGGCGACACCCGCCGACGACGGTTCGCTCATCCTCGCCGCGCTCGGTGCAGCGGTCCGCGAACACCGCACGGCCGCCGGCCTCACGCAAGCCCAGCTTGCCGAGCGGGCGGGCATCGGCCGGCCCCATCTCAATCACATCGAAGGTGGCCGCAAGAGCCCGACCGTGGTGGTGCTGGTGCACCTGGCCCGCGGGCTCGGGGTCGACCCGGCGGCCCTGCTGGAGACGCAACCGCTCAGCGGGGCGACGCGCTGA
- a CDS encoding redoxin NrdH encodes MATTAPVTVYTKPACVQCNATYKALDKQGISYEVVDISTTPEARDFVMALGYLQAPVVVAGDDHWSGFRPDRIKSLLAHAA; translated from the coding sequence ATGGCCACCACAGCCCCCGTCACCGTCTACACCAAGCCCGCCTGCGTCCAGTGCAACGCCACCTACAAGGCGCTCGACAAGCAGGGCATCTCCTACGAGGTCGTCGACATCAGCACCACCCCCGAAGCCCGCGACTTCGTGATGGCCCTCGGCTACCTGCAGGCCCCCGTGGTGGTGGCCGGAGACGACCACTGGTCAGGTTTCCGGCCCGACCGCATCAAGTCACTCCTGGCGCACGCGGCCTGA